The proteins below come from a single Geobacillus thermoleovorans genomic window:
- a CDS encoding TIGR03826 family flagellar region protein, giving the protein MAELSNCSKCGRLFVKLSTRDVCESCHQEEERQFERVYAFLRKRENRTATMAQVVEATGVEEKLIIKWIRAGRLQLVHFPNLGYPCDSCGAMIREGRLCAKCLGQLQADLRRAEGKKEKEDRPRHATYYTQDYQER; this is encoded by the coding sequence ATGGCGGAACTATCCAATTGCTCGAAGTGCGGGCGGTTGTTTGTCAAATTATCGACGCGTGATGTATGCGAATCGTGCCACCAAGAGGAAGAGCGGCAGTTTGAGCGTGTCTACGCGTTTTTGCGCAAACGGGAAAACCGCACGGCGACGATGGCGCAAGTTGTTGAGGCGACAGGGGTGGAGGAGAAGCTGATCATCAAATGGATTCGCGCGGGGCGGCTGCAGCTCGTCCATTTTCCAAATCTCGGCTACCCTTGCGACTCGTGCGGAGCGATGATCCGTGAAGGGCGGCTGTGCGCCAAGTGCCTTGGCCAGCTGCAAGCCGACTTGCGCCGGGCGGAGGGGAAAAAGGAAAAAGAAGATCGTCCCCGCCATGCCACTTATTACACCCAAGACTATCAAGAACGCTAA
- a CDS encoding DUF6470 family protein, whose translation MRIPQLRMEATYAKLAISSEPARLEIAQPHADMAIEQPSADMRIASIPARLTIDQTEAWAAVNNKHVFRLIRDAAADGRQAVLDFIERAAVQGDELMRIEDGGNPLADQAVVNSEDPPLEFNIALVPPPFSVKVDYEPGRLAIDWNTHAPRIDVKAHAPIIRYQQGTVKIALVQRPSLHIDVVI comes from the coding sequence ATGCGCATTCCGCAGCTTAGGATGGAAGCGACGTACGCCAAGCTGGCGATCTCAAGCGAACCCGCGCGGCTCGAGATTGCCCAGCCCCATGCCGACATGGCGATCGAGCAGCCGTCCGCCGACATGCGCATCGCTTCCATCCCCGCCCGCCTGACGATCGACCAGACCGAGGCGTGGGCGGCGGTGAACAACAAGCACGTGTTTCGGCTCATTCGGGATGCGGCCGCTGACGGGCGGCAAGCGGTGCTCGATTTCATCGAGCGCGCTGCGGTCCAAGGCGATGAACTGATGCGCATCGAGGACGGCGGCAACCCGCTCGCCGACCAAGCCGTTGTAAACAGTGAAGACCCGCCGCTCGAGTTCAACATCGCCCTCGTCCCGCCGCCGTTTAGCGTCAAGGTCGACTATGAACCAGGACGGCTGGCGATCGACTGGAACACCCACGCGCCGCGCATTGATGTGAAGGCGCATGCGCCGATCATCCGCTACCAGCAAGGAACGGTCAAGATCGCCCTCGTCCAGCGCCCGTCGCTTCACATTGACGTCGTCATTTGA
- a CDS encoding UDP-N-acetylglucosamine 4,6-dehydratase family protein, whose translation MSIYRGKKILIIGGTGTIGQHLTKTLLQHEPNVIRIFSRDEHKQFELAQQFKHSKVLRYLIGDVRDEARVLRAMEDIDYVFHLAAMKHVPACEYNPFEAVKTNIIGTQNVIQAALKAGVKKVLFTSTDKAISPTNTYGATKLAAERLIAATEYQKGPKQTIFSAVRFGNVMGSRGSVIPLFKKQILEDREVTVTHMDMLRYMMTPSQAISLILKANELAVGGEVFVLKMPVVALRDLVEVMIEEVSKKYHITETIKIKEIGLRPGEKMYEELMTEDEAHAAWETEDMYVIGPPFGWKPHAYPKEWNIRPCQNPFQGEMIDKETLRRWILAEGLI comes from the coding sequence TTGAGCATCTACAGAGGAAAAAAAATCTTGATTATTGGCGGTACGGGAACGATTGGACAACATCTCACCAAAACACTGTTGCAGCATGAACCGAACGTCATTCGCATTTTTAGCCGCGATGAGCATAAACAGTTTGAACTGGCGCAGCAATTTAAACATTCAAAGGTGCTTCGTTATTTAATTGGCGATGTCCGCGACGAAGCGCGTGTGCTGCGGGCGATGGAAGACATTGACTACGTCTTTCATCTTGCCGCCATGAAGCATGTTCCGGCTTGTGAATACAATCCGTTTGAAGCGGTGAAAACGAACATTATTGGCACGCAAAATGTCATTCAAGCCGCTTTGAAAGCCGGAGTGAAAAAAGTGTTATTTACAAGCACGGATAAGGCCATTTCGCCAACGAACACGTACGGCGCAACAAAACTGGCGGCGGAACGATTAATCGCGGCGACCGAATATCAAAAAGGGCCGAAACAAACGATTTTCTCCGCGGTGCGTTTTGGCAATGTCATGGGTTCGCGTGGTTCGGTCATTCCGTTGTTTAAAAAACAAATTTTAGAGGATCGGGAAGTGACCGTCACCCATATGGACATGCTTCGTTACATGATGACGCCGTCGCAAGCCATTTCTCTCATCTTAAAAGCCAACGAACTGGCCGTGGGCGGAGAAGTGTTCGTGCTGAAAATGCCGGTGGTGGCGCTAAGGGATTTAGTTGAGGTGATGATTGAGGAAGTCTCAAAAAAATATCACATTACCGAAACGATTAAAATCAAAGAAATTGGCTTGCGTCCAGGGGAAAAAATGTACGAAGAGCTCATGACAGAAGACGAAGCGCATGCGGCATGGGAGACGGAAGACATGTATGTGATCGGGCCTCCTTTCGGCTGGAAGCCGCATGCCTATCCGAAAGAATGGAACATCCGCCCGTGTCAAAATCCGTTTCAAGGCGAGATGATTGATAAAGAAACATTGCGCCGTTGGATTTTGGCAGAAGGCTTAATATAG
- a CDS encoding flagellar protein FlgN encodes MTFAALIHLLRAHIELHESLLALSRRKTEALKKNDIEALSALLTDEQKHILAIRQLEERRRRWLKEVLGDETVTIAQCEAMAKGKEREELRECRERLKQAVNAVAEANELNRQLIEQSLQFVTAMIETFTPTPSTYSRTQGYAPSPDRPLFESKA; translated from the coding sequence ATGACGTTTGCGGCACTCATCCATCTTTTGCGGGCGCATATCGAGCTGCATGAAAGCTTGCTGGCGCTTTCGCGGCGGAAAACGGAAGCGTTGAAAAAAAACGATATCGAGGCGCTGTCGGCTTTGCTTACGGATGAACAAAAGCATATTTTGGCCATCCGTCAACTCGAAGAACGGCGGCGGCGCTGGCTGAAAGAGGTGCTCGGCGATGAAACGGTGACAATCGCCCAATGCGAGGCGATGGCGAAAGGCAAGGAGCGCGAGGAATTGCGTGAATGCCGTGAGCGGCTGAAACAGGCGGTGAACGCGGTGGCGGAAGCGAATGAGTTGAACCGCCAGCTCATTGAGCAGTCGCTCCAGTTTGTCACCGCCATGATCGAGACGTTCACCCCAACGCCGTCCACTTACAGCCGCACGCAAGGGTACGCGCCATCGCCAGACCGCCCGCTGTTTGAATCGAAAGCGTAA
- a CDS encoding flagellin N-terminal helical domain-containing protein, translating to MRINHNIAALNTYRQLTTNTTNASKSIEKLSSGLRINRAGDDAAGLAISEKMRGQIRGLEQASRNAQDGISLIQTAEGALNEVHSILQRMRELATQAANSTNTQADREQLQKEFNQLTSEINRIGNTTEFNTQKLLNGNVSGASPIKLQIGANTNQSFEIKIFDMRAQALGLAGASGASANTIGAATTANGTSVSSVLSGGIANAKFAGGTANQLTDVSSAGTPEYALDIMSFSGATAAISKIDIAINTVSTERARLGSYQNRLEHTINNLDTSAENLTAAESRIRDVDMAKEMMEFTKQNILTQAAQSMLAQANQQPQSVLQLLR from the coding sequence ATGAGAATCAACCACAATATCGCGGCGTTGAATACGTATCGGCAGTTGACGACCAATACGACGAACGCATCCAAATCGATTGAAAAACTTTCGTCTGGCCTCCGCATCAATCGCGCCGGCGATGACGCCGCAGGTCTAGCGATTTCGGAAAAAATGCGCGGCCAAATTCGCGGGTTGGAGCAAGCGAGCCGCAACGCTCAAGACGGCATTTCGCTCATCCAAACGGCAGAAGGAGCGTTAAATGAAGTACACTCCATCCTGCAACGGATGCGCGAACTGGCGACGCAAGCGGCCAACAGCACCAATACGCAAGCAGACCGCGAGCAATTGCAAAAAGAATTTAACCAACTGACGTCTGAAATCAACCGGATCGGCAATACGACGGAATTCAACACGCAAAAATTGTTGAACGGCAATGTGAGCGGCGCGAGCCCGATTAAACTGCAAATTGGGGCGAATACAAATCAATCGTTTGAAATTAAAATTTTCGACATGCGCGCCCAAGCGCTTGGATTGGCTGGCGCATCTGGTGCATCTGCCAACACTATCGGTGCAGCTACTACGGCAAACGGTACATCGGTATCCTCCGTATTGTCTGGAGGCATTGCAAATGCTAAATTTGCTGGAGGAACGGCGAACCAATTGACAGATGTCAGCAGTGCAGGCACTCCTGAATATGCTTTAGATATCATGTCTTTCAGCGGCGCAACGGCGGCGATTTCGAAAATCGACATCGCGATCAACACGGTTTCGACGGAGCGCGCCCGCCTCGGTTCTTATCAAAACCGTTTAGAGCATACGATCAACAACTTGGATACGTCGGCGGAAAACTTGACAGCGGCGGAATCACGCATCCGCGACGTCGATATGGCGAAAGAAATGATGGAATTTACGAAACAAAACATTCTCACCCAAGCGGCCCAATCGATGCTGGCCCAAGCGAACCAACAGCCGCAGAGCGTGCTTCAGCTGTTGCGATAA
- the flgM gene encoding flagellar biosynthesis anti-sigma factor FlgM, producing MKIHHIGPMGVNPYQRQLAKTERLATEKAPRDQVEISKEAKELQEAASWEQARQAKLDELRQQIENGTYQVDPRAVAKRMIEYYRNHR from the coding sequence ATGAAAATCCACCATATTGGACCGATGGGCGTCAACCCGTACCAGCGTCAGCTCGCCAAAACGGAGCGGCTGGCGACGGAGAAGGCGCCTAGAGATCAAGTAGAAATTTCGAAAGAAGCGAAAGAGCTGCAAGAAGCGGCAAGCTGGGAACAGGCGCGGCAGGCGAAATTGGATGAGCTGCGCCAACAAATTGAAAACGGCACATACCAAGTCGACCCGCGGGCGGTCGCCAAGCGGATGATCGAGTATTATCGAAACCATCGATAA
- the flgK gene encoding flagellar hook-associated protein FlgK produces MLSTFHGLEAARRAMMAQQAALYTTGHNIANANTEGYTRQRVQLKATPPFPTPGLNRPNIPGQMGTGVEASSVERVREYFLDIQYRGENSKLGYWEARADAVSKMEDIMNEPSDSGLAKTMDQFWQALQDLSTHPENEGARSVVRQRGLAVVETFHYLSNSLAQIRTDLGTQIGTTVTEINSLLNQISALNERIAEIEPNGYLPNDLYDERDRLIDQLSQYMEIGVEKHPTGGNALPMAEGTYDVYVMNGSAKVYLVQGRTASVVSFSDGSDVDGDGVKEMPPDLGINTLDVSGTTVSFFSLPNGKLRGLIEGYGYQTGTDASGQPIVKGLYPDMLANLDKLAYTFGKVFNDVHQQGYGLNGSTNHPFFGGIGAVSGAANTIKLAADIDDLANIAASTKSGETGNGNNAINLANVRSLLLSNATVSLQDGISVNLASLNLPLSSGTVETNYQGWIGQLGVDGEQANRMKSNSEILRQSVEEKRQSVSSVSLDEEMMNMIKFQHAYNAAARQITVIDEMLDKLINGMGVVGR; encoded by the coding sequence ATGCTCTCGACATTCCACGGATTAGAAGCCGCTCGGCGCGCCATGATGGCCCAGCAAGCGGCGTTGTATACGACAGGACATAACATCGCCAACGCCAATACGGAAGGGTATACACGGCAACGCGTCCAACTCAAGGCGACGCCGCCGTTTCCGACGCCCGGGCTCAACCGCCCGAACATCCCAGGGCAAATGGGGACAGGGGTGGAAGCGTCGTCGGTCGAACGGGTGCGTGAATATTTCCTCGACATCCAATACCGCGGCGAAAACAGCAAACTCGGCTATTGGGAAGCGCGCGCGGATGCGGTGTCGAAGATGGAAGACATTATGAATGAGCCGTCCGACAGCGGACTAGCGAAAACGATGGACCAGTTTTGGCAGGCGCTTCAAGATTTGAGCACCCACCCGGAGAACGAAGGAGCGCGCTCCGTCGTTCGCCAGCGCGGGTTAGCGGTCGTCGAGACGTTCCATTACTTGTCAAATTCCTTGGCGCAAATCCGCACGGATCTTGGCACGCAAATCGGTACGACGGTGACGGAAATCAATTCCCTTCTCAACCAAATCAGCGCATTGAATGAACGGATCGCCGAAATCGAGCCGAACGGCTATTTGCCCAACGACTTGTACGATGAGCGCGATCGGTTGATCGACCAGCTGTCGCAATATATGGAGATCGGTGTGGAAAAGCATCCAACTGGCGGAAACGCCTTGCCCATGGCGGAAGGAACGTACGATGTTTACGTGATGAACGGGAGCGCGAAAGTGTATCTCGTTCAAGGCCGAACGGCGTCTGTCGTGTCGTTTTCCGATGGCAGCGATGTCGACGGCGACGGGGTGAAGGAGATGCCTCCCGATCTAGGCATCAATACGCTCGATGTCAGCGGGACGACCGTTTCCTTTTTCTCTCTTCCGAACGGCAAATTGCGCGGGCTGATCGAAGGATACGGCTATCAAACAGGAACCGACGCCAGCGGCCAGCCGATCGTCAAAGGGCTGTACCCAGACATGCTGGCGAATTTGGACAAGCTCGCCTACACGTTCGGCAAGGTGTTCAACGACGTTCATCAACAAGGCTACGGGCTAAACGGGAGCACGAATCACCCGTTTTTTGGCGGGATCGGCGCGGTGAGCGGCGCGGCGAACACGATCAAACTCGCCGCCGACATCGACGATTTGGCGAACATCGCGGCGTCAACGAAAAGCGGGGAAACAGGGAATGGCAACAACGCCATCAACCTCGCCAACGTCCGCAGCCTGCTTCTGTCCAATGCGACCGTTTCGCTGCAAGACGGCATCTCCGTCAACTTGGCCTCCCTGAATTTGCCGCTTTCCTCAGGCACGGTCGAAACGAACTACCAAGGCTGGATCGGACAGCTTGGCGTCGACGGTGAGCAGGCGAACCGGATGAAAAGCAATAGTGAAATTCTGCGCCAGTCGGTGGAGGAAAAACGGCAGTCGGTCAGCTCCGTGTCGCTGGATGAAGAGATGATGAACATGATCAAATTCCAGCACGCCTACAACGCCGCGGCGCGTCAAATTACGGTGATTGACGAGATGCTCGATAAACTCATCAACGGCATGGGCGTCGTTGGAAGGTAG
- a CDS encoding flagellin N-terminal helical domain-containing protein, producing MRINHNIQALNAYRNLAANQSSISKNLERLSSGLRINRAADDAAGLAISEKMRSQIRGLQMAERNALDAISLIQTAEGALNEVHSILQRMRELAVQAANGTNQDTDREALDSEFQQLIEEIDRIGQDTQFNKMNILATDQNIDIQLGANNGQTLTLSWKQQLKNSLGEDATDISNLNIKTITDAQNAITTLDNAIISVSKSRSKMGAYQNRLEHTINNLTTANENLTAAESRIRDTDMAMEMAEFTKNNILTQAAQAMLAQSNQLPQGILQLLKS from the coding sequence ATGCGAATCAACCATAACATTCAGGCGCTCAACGCCTACCGCAATTTGGCGGCCAATCAATCGAGCATTTCGAAAAACTTGGAGCGCCTCTCCTCCGGCTTGCGCATTAACCGTGCGGCTGACGACGCGGCGGGGCTTGCCATTTCGGAAAAAATGCGCTCGCAAATTCGCGGCCTGCAGATGGCGGAACGGAACGCGCTCGATGCGATTTCGCTCATTCAAACGGCGGAAGGGGCGTTAAACGAAGTCCACAGCATCCTGCAACGGATGCGCGAGCTGGCTGTGCAGGCGGCGAATGGGACGAACCAAGATACGGATCGCGAAGCGCTTGACAGCGAGTTTCAGCAGTTGATTGAAGAAATTGACCGTATTGGGCAAGATACGCAATTTAACAAAATGAATATTCTTGCTACTGATCAAAATATCGATATCCAACTTGGAGCCAACAATGGGCAAACGTTGACATTATCTTGGAAACAGCAATTGAAAAACTCTCTTGGCGAGGATGCTACAGACATTAGCAATTTAAATATTAAAACGATTACTGATGCCCAGAATGCGATCACAACATTGGATAATGCCATCATCTCCGTATCCAAATCCCGTTCTAAGATGGGGGCTTACCAAAACCGCCTCGAGCATACCATTAACAACTTGACAACCGCGAACGAAAACTTGACCGCCGCCGAATCCCGCATCCGCGATACGGATATGGCGATGGAGATGGCCGAGTTTACGAAAAACAACATTTTGACGCAGGCGGCGCAGGCGATGCTCGCGCAGTCGAATCAGCTGCCGCAAGGGATTTTGCAGCTGTTGAAAAGTTAA
- a CDS encoding YaaR family protein, producing the protein MEVQKVTRAGLANVSRKDDVPMESVSFTEVMAKTRHNVVWERINEQVRQIEEQGKKLAESRTVEDLRKYKQLVKSFLDDAVKNGLQLEEQRGFSRGGRARIYKLVKEVDQKLVELTNEVLQKEQRGLEILRLVGEIQGLIINIYT; encoded by the coding sequence ATGGAAGTGCAAAAAGTAACGCGCGCTGGGCTGGCGAACGTGAGCCGCAAGGATGACGTCCCGATGGAATCGGTGTCCTTCACCGAAGTCATGGCGAAAACGCGCCACAACGTCGTATGGGAGCGGATCAACGAACAAGTCCGGCAAATCGAGGAGCAAGGGAAAAAGCTTGCCGAGTCGCGGACGGTTGAGGATTTGCGCAAATATAAGCAGCTCGTCAAGTCGTTTTTGGACGATGCGGTGAAAAACGGTCTGCAGCTGGAAGAACAGCGCGGCTTCAGCCGCGGCGGGCGGGCGCGCATTTATAAGCTCGTGAAGGAAGTCGATCAAAAGCTCGTTGAACTGACGAATGAAGTGCTGCAAAAAGAACAGCGTGGACTCGAGATTTTGCGGCTTGTCGGCGAGATTCAAGGGCTGATCATTAATATTTACACATGA
- a CDS encoding motility associated factor glycosyltransferase family protein — MLLAENQRFLQSHYPSIWQLWNQIQHEQVWPQYEIIPSHAGLPTIQVHVDGRPLYLHSKYNPEQEAERLVQQLKDKIEQHDHLFFYGIGLGYHVEKILSMFPYKAFTIYEPNPWIFFRFLSYKRMTEWPIQRLRYLYVETDEASRRQFFAEFANALETNVLLITLPSYERIFADPFQQFVRQFRDLMQSKRINLATEFAFGKRWTLNSVMNLPTTLRSPSIFSRKEHFRSKPVLLVAAGPSLQEEYDNLRYIKENGLAYIFAVGSANRALVANGILPDAVCTYDPQAHNFAVFWDMIDKGIDANVPMIYGTSVGYETIQKYKGPKFYAVTSQDTVTPYYLDSLDRSEVIDDAFSIAIITLQILAKLEANPVILVGQNFAFRDNYYYAKEIKRGEKQTAEVLEHERRGLMQVKDVYGRLVTTNESLNQMRLLMEHYIQKYAQIEVINTTKGGADISGAPFLPLEAVIQNRLTKKVVNENWHAGQERNPTQGMEDKIGNMKRAMTDFIKRYHELEAMFHELEQAAIRKKEDKLLKLFARFDERFRRLTQNDFFDVYIRPVVRVYTEMLQKEAHKIREEQDPIVKADKVVRSFRSYLHLCQQVYNEMAPLVQTYLHPALKQKDDGWKRLESTSSEFHYSGQWRKKEIKIQKQPSMESDVIGAYYETNEPNAAIQFKFKGTAIRVIGGRHADCSDQLQMMIGGYKRKFSAKDRGVGGRFSPQFEQVLFQISGLKEEIHDVEMKLVDDEAFIFQRIEVRG, encoded by the coding sequence ATGTTGTTGGCAGAGAATCAACGATTTTTGCAAAGCCACTATCCATCCATTTGGCAGCTATGGAATCAAATCCAGCATGAGCAAGTTTGGCCGCAATATGAAATCATCCCGTCCCATGCTGGTCTGCCGACGATTCAAGTTCATGTGGATGGACGCCCTCTGTATTTGCACAGCAAATACAACCCGGAGCAAGAAGCCGAGCGCCTCGTCCAACAGCTCAAAGACAAAATCGAACAACACGACCATCTTTTCTTTTACGGCATCGGGCTCGGATACCATGTAGAAAAAATCTTATCTATGTTTCCATATAAGGCGTTCACGATTTATGAACCGAATCCATGGATCTTTTTTCGCTTTCTATCATACAAACGGATGACAGAATGGCCGATTCAGCGGCTTCGCTATCTTTATGTGGAAACGGACGAGGCTTCGCGCAGGCAGTTTTTTGCCGAGTTTGCGAACGCGCTCGAGACGAATGTGTTGCTCATTACGTTGCCGAGCTATGAGCGTATTTTCGCCGATCCATTTCAACAATTTGTCCGACAGTTTCGTGATTTGATGCAGTCGAAGCGCATCAATTTGGCGACAGAATTTGCATTTGGAAAACGTTGGACATTGAACAGTGTGATGAATTTGCCGACAACGTTGAGATCGCCGAGCATTTTCAGCCGAAAAGAACATTTTCGTTCCAAACCGGTCTTGCTCGTTGCGGCTGGGCCGTCGCTGCAAGAGGAATATGACAATCTTCGCTACATAAAGGAAAATGGGCTAGCCTACATTTTTGCTGTCGGATCGGCGAATCGAGCGCTAGTGGCGAACGGCATCCTGCCCGACGCTGTTTGCACGTATGATCCACAGGCTCATAATTTCGCTGTGTTTTGGGACATGATTGACAAAGGGATCGACGCCAACGTGCCGATGATTTATGGGACGAGCGTCGGATACGAAACGATTCAAAAATACAAGGGACCAAAGTTTTACGCCGTCACATCCCAAGATACCGTAACGCCATACTATCTTGACAGCCTTGACCGTAGCGAAGTGATAGACGATGCGTTTTCGATCGCCATTATTACGTTGCAAATATTGGCGAAGTTGGAGGCGAATCCGGTCATTCTTGTCGGGCAAAATTTCGCCTTTCGCGACAATTACTATTATGCGAAAGAAATCAAACGGGGAGAAAAGCAGACCGCTGAAGTGCTCGAACATGAGCGGCGCGGCCTCATGCAAGTGAAGGACGTATACGGCCGCCTTGTCACGACGAATGAATCGCTCAACCAAATGCGGCTGTTGATGGAGCACTATATCCAGAAGTATGCTCAGATCGAAGTCATCAACACAACAAAAGGCGGTGCGGATATTTCTGGCGCGCCATTTCTTCCGCTGGAGGCCGTCATCCAAAACCGGTTGACGAAGAAAGTCGTGAATGAAAACTGGCATGCCGGCCAAGAACGCAACCCGACGCAAGGGATGGAAGACAAAATCGGGAACATGAAGCGCGCGATGACCGATTTCATCAAGAGATACCATGAGCTCGAAGCAATGTTTCACGAGTTGGAGCAGGCTGCTATTCGAAAAAAAGAAGACAAATTGCTCAAATTATTCGCCCGCTTCGATGAACGGTTTCGCCGCTTGACCCAAAACGACTTTTTTGACGTGTACATACGGCCTGTTGTTCGCGTCTATACGGAAATGTTGCAAAAAGAAGCGCACAAAATCCGAGAAGAGCAAGATCCGATTGTGAAGGCGGACAAAGTGGTCCGGTCGTTCCGCAGCTATTTGCATCTATGCCAGCAAGTCTATAACGAAATGGCGCCGTTGGTGCAAACCTATCTGCACCCCGCCCTGAAACAGAAGGACGATGGCTGGAAGAGACTCGAAAGCACGTCTAGTGAATTTCACTATAGCGGCCAATGGCGCAAAAAAGAAATCAAAATTCAAAAACAACCTTCAATGGAATCTGATGTGATCGGCGCGTATTACGAAACGAACGAACCGAATGCGGCGATTCAATTCAAGTTTAAAGGAACGGCGATTCGGGTGATTGGGGGGAGGCATGCGGATTGCTCGGATCAATTGCAAATGATGATTGGTGGCTATAAAAGAAAGTTTTCCGCTAAGGATAGAGGAGTAGGAGGGCGATTTTCTCCGCAATTTGAACAGGTTTTATTTCAAATATCTGGTTTAAAAGAAGAGATACACGATGTTGAGATGAAGCTGGTTGATGATGAAGCTTTTATTTTTCAGCGAATAGAAGTCAGGGGTTAA
- the flgL gene encoding flagellar hook-associated protein FlgL gives MRITQSMLANNMLKQITRSYEKLDQYQTQLSTGKKITRPSDDPVVAMKGIAYRSNLAEVEQFKRNFSEAYNWVENSDSALDKATQALQRIRELVVQASNDTYEETQRQSIAKEVRQLTEHLVTIANTKVGDKYIFNGAKTTEPPVTVNPDGTISVSTNSQQLNIELAKGIYIPVNIPPSTAFGAGSGLFSDLQNLAASLENPSTTGNDLTGYLDKLDSHLTNLLGVRAELGARMNRIELMEDRIDSQQVIAEKMLSDNEDVDLEKVITDLKTQESVHRAALAVGARVIQPTLVDFLR, from the coding sequence ATGCGTATTACGCAAAGCATGTTGGCGAATAATATGTTGAAACAAATCACCCGCAGCTACGAAAAGTTAGATCAATATCAAACCCAGCTTTCGACGGGGAAAAAAATCACCCGCCCGTCCGACGATCCTGTTGTGGCGATGAAAGGAATCGCCTACCGTTCGAATTTAGCCGAAGTCGAGCAGTTCAAACGCAATTTCTCGGAAGCGTACAACTGGGTCGAAAACTCTGATTCGGCGCTTGACAAGGCGACGCAGGCGCTGCAGCGCATCCGCGAGCTCGTCGTGCAGGCGAGCAACGACACATACGAAGAAACGCAGCGCCAGTCGATCGCCAAAGAAGTGCGCCAGCTCACCGAACATTTGGTCACGATCGCCAATACGAAAGTCGGCGACAAATACATCTTTAACGGCGCGAAAACGACGGAGCCACCTGTTACTGTGAACCCGGACGGCACGATTTCCGTGTCGACGAACAGCCAACAGCTGAACATTGAGCTCGCCAAAGGCATTTACATTCCGGTCAACATTCCGCCGAGCACAGCGTTCGGGGCGGGCAGCGGATTGTTTTCCGACTTGCAAAACTTGGCCGCTTCCCTCGAAAATCCGAGTACGACCGGTAATGATTTAACGGGCTATTTAGACAAACTCGACAGCCATTTGACAAATTTGCTCGGCGTCCGCGCCGAACTCGGCGCGCGCATGAACCGGATCGAGCTGATGGAAGACCGCATCGACAGCCAGCAGGTGATCGCGGAAAAAATGTTGTCGGACAACGAAGACGTTGATCTTGAAAAAGTCATCACCGACTTGAAAACGCAAGAAAGCGTCCACCGAGCCGCTTTGGCCGTCGGCGCGCGCGTCATTCAGCCGACGCTGGTTGACTTTTTGCGCTAA
- the fliW gene encoding flagellar assembly protein FliW, with translation MNIDTKYHGTVAVKEEDIIHFPHGLPGFADEKRFVLLPLADTPFVILQSVEIPALGFVLIEPFSYFPSYEFELDEATVEQLNIESERDVAVYVILTVADPFHETTANLQAPVVINARKRFGKQVILTNTPYKTKHRLFPEKVAT, from the coding sequence ATGAATATCGACACGAAATACCACGGAACCGTGGCGGTGAAGGAAGAAGACATTATCCATTTCCCACATGGCTTGCCCGGATTCGCCGACGAAAAGCGGTTCGTCCTTCTTCCGCTCGCCGACACGCCGTTTGTCATCTTGCAGTCGGTCGAGATCCCTGCGCTCGGGTTTGTGCTGATTGAGCCGTTTTCGTACTTTCCATCGTACGAATTTGAACTGGATGAAGCGACGGTCGAACAACTTAACATCGAAAGCGAACGCGACGTCGCCGTGTATGTCATCCTCACCGTCGCCGACCCGTTTCACGAGACGACGGCGAACTTGCAGGCGCCCGTTGTCATCAACGCCCGCAAGCGGTTTGGCAAGCAAGTCATTTTGACGAACACACCGTACAAAACGAAACATCGCCTCTTCCCGGAAAAAGTGGCGACGTAA
- the csrA gene encoding carbon storage regulator CsrA has product MLVLTRKIKEAIQIGDDIEITVLAIQGDQVKLGINAPKHIDIHRKEVYLAIQAENNAASQASETSLAELTAKLKQWNIP; this is encoded by the coding sequence ATGCTTGTCTTAACGCGCAAAATCAAAGAAGCGATCCAAATCGGCGATGACATCGAAATCACCGTCCTCGCCATCCAAGGCGACCAAGTGAAACTCGGCATCAACGCGCCAAAACACATCGATATCCACCGCAAAGAAGTGTATCTTGCCATCCAAGCGGAAAACAACGCCGCCTCCCAAGCGTCCGAAACGTCGCTCGCCGAACTGACCGCTAAACTGAAACAATGGAACATCCCGTAA